The Staphylothermus marinus F1 genome has a segment encoding these proteins:
- the ppa gene encoding inorganic diphosphatase, which yields MIYDKIGPGKNAPKEVHVVIEIPMGSSVKYEIDKETGLVFVDRILFTSMHYPFNYGFIPGTLEEDGDPVDVLVLGYESLYPGVIIKARPIGVLETEDEKGRDAKIVAVPVEKIDPRFENIKDINDLPENFRDRIAHFFEHYKELEKGKWVKVIGWKSREDALNRIRDAIERYKRSM from the coding sequence ATGATCTACGATAAAATAGGTCCTGGAAAAAATGCTCCCAAAGAAGTACATGTTGTAATAGAAATACCTATGGGTAGTAGTGTTAAGTATGAAATCGATAAAGAAACGGGTCTAGTATTCGTTGATAGAATACTGTTTACATCAATGCATTACCCGTTCAACTATGGTTTCATCCCTGGAACACTAGAAGAAGACGGAGACCCCGTGGATGTTCTCGTATTAGGATATGAGTCTCTCTATCCAGGTGTTATCATAAAGGCTCGACCCATAGGTGTATTAGAGACAGAGGATGAGAAAGGCCGTGATGCTAAAATAGTGGCTGTGCCAGTTGAAAAAATAGATCCAAGGTTTGAAAATATTAAAGACATAAATGATCTCCCGGAGAACTTTAGGGATAGAATAGCTCATTTCTTCGAGCATTATAAAGAGCTTGAAAAAGGTAAATGGGTTAAAGTTATAGGTTGGAAGAGCAGAGAAGATGCATTGAATAGGATCAGAGACGCTATAGAAAGGTATAAGAGGAGTATGTGA
- a CDS encoding MBL fold metallo-hydrolase has protein sequence MAKSRSYSELLKYVDILEDTSAIIVGENFAIDGFAEKPVRVISHAHYDHIVGLKDSIYYSKQIVATPATHDLIIILGYIGGRELRMLYKNKMVRLNYYEEYIYGKEKLVLVPSHHIIGSAQVLIETNDLRIGYTGDFKLGENTKIMDGLDILIIESTYGDPSYRRPFKNEVEDLLVDIVLDGLEIYGKVVIFGYHGKIQEAMQILRRNGVREPFLMPKRIYEVTRIAEKYGYEIGEYYNMRSLEGREILKSNRYILFEHFNKARHRRLGNNTLYIVLSGWEFDEPIKKLDRYTWLVALSDHADFDELIEYVEKAEPRLVIVDGSRQGNAEALARELNKRGWRSIVLPGPRVLSSSII, from the coding sequence TTGGCGAAATCTAGGAGCTACTCTGAACTACTAAAATATGTTGATATATTAGAGGATACTTCAGCAATTATTGTGGGAGAAAATTTTGCTATAGATGGTTTTGCTGAGAAGCCTGTTAGAGTAATATCTCATGCTCACTATGATCATATTGTGGGATTAAAAGACAGCATATATTATTCTAAACAAATAGTAGCTACTCCTGCTACTCATGATCTAATAATAATTCTGGGCTATATTGGTGGAAGAGAACTTAGAATGCTTTATAAAAACAAGATGGTGAGACTAAACTATTATGAAGAATATATTTATGGAAAAGAAAAACTCGTTCTTGTTCCATCTCATCATATTATTGGTTCAGCACAGGTCTTAATTGAAACAAATGATCTTAGAATTGGATATACTGGAGATTTTAAGTTAGGAGAAAATACTAAGATCATGGACGGATTAGATATATTAATTATTGAGTCTACATATGGCGATCCATCTTATCGTAGACCCTTCAAGAATGAAGTAGAGGATCTCCTTGTTGATATTGTTCTAGATGGTTTAGAAATATATGGTAAAGTAGTAATTTTCGGGTACCATGGGAAAATCCAGGAAGCAATGCAGATTCTTCGAAGGAATGGTGTGAGAGAACCATTCTTAATGCCTAAAAGAATATATGAAGTTACAAGGATTGCGGAGAAATATGGTTATGAAATAGGGGAATACTATAATATGAGGAGCTTGGAGGGAAGAGAAATTCTTAAAAGTAACAGATACATCTTATTCGAACACTTCAATAAGGCTAGACATAGGCGTCTAGGAAATAATACTTTATACATTGTTCTAAGTGGTTGGGAGTTCGACGAGCCTATTAAGAAACTAGATAGATATACATGGCTCGTAGCCTTGAGTGATCACGCAGATTTCGATGAGTTAATAGAATATGTGGAAAAAGCAGAGCCTAGACTAGTTATAGTGGATGGTTCGAGGCAAGGTAATGCTGAAGCACTTGCACGTGAACTAAATAAGCGGGGATGGAGATCAATTGTTCTTCCCGGCCCACGTGTTTTATCATCTTCTATTATCTAG
- a CDS encoding TatD family hydrolase codes for MEKLLFADAHSHINPIRGLGARRIASKFKNSGGWFIALVSLPPYYYGFNDLTIENYAKTIELLINEAKIMRSYGLKVKLLAGFHPAEVDEHFRRGRDLKYIVEFADEVFKLIIDYHRKGYIDGIGEVGRQHYSTAPSRIIASELILIKAMEYARDHDMIMHLHLEQGGWVTVESIDKLRRITGIMREKVFLHHVDYETSVWSEKYGYWYTVPAKKRILSKVLSEKRNYILVESDFIDDPDRPGVSSYPWDIPKRIKELLSEGIINVENVYRSMIDNIVKAYRVEPP; via the coding sequence ATGGAGAAACTATTATTCGCTGATGCGCATTCTCATATAAATCCCATAAGAGGTCTTGGAGCTCGTAGAATAGCTTCCAAGTTTAAAAATAGTGGTGGATGGTTTATTGCATTGGTTTCTCTACCACCATACTATTATGGATTCAATGATTTAACAATTGAAAACTATGCTAAGACAATTGAGTTATTGATAAATGAAGCAAAAATTATGCGTAGTTATGGTTTAAAGGTTAAGTTATTGGCGGGTTTTCACCCTGCAGAAGTTGATGAGCATTTTCGTAGGGGAAGAGATTTAAAATATATTGTTGAATTCGCCGATGAAGTATTTAAGTTAATAATTGATTATCACCGAAAGGGATATATTGATGGAATAGGGGAAGTGGGTAGACAACACTATAGTACTGCTCCAAGCAGAATCATTGCTTCTGAACTAATACTTATCAAAGCAATGGAGTATGCAAGAGACCATGATATGATTATGCATCTACACCTTGAACAGGGGGGATGGGTTACTGTTGAGTCAATAGATAAACTGAGGAGGATAACTGGGATTATGCGTGAAAAAGTTTTCCTACACCACGTAGATTATGAAACAAGTGTTTGGAGCGAAAAATACGGATACTGGTATACAGTACCTGCTAAGAAGAGAATATTGTCTAAGGTATTATCTGAGAAAAGAAACTATATACTGGTTGAGTCAGACTTCATCGATGACCCTGATAGGCCTGGAGTATCTTCGTATCCATGGGATATTCCTAAAAGGATCAAGGAATTACTAAGTGAGGGAATAATTAATGTTGAAAACGTATATAGATCAATGATTGACAACATAGTGAAAGCATATAGGGTTGAACCTCCCTAA
- a CDS encoding AIR synthase family protein, with translation MKLGRAYHEGGKPSWEFLSEMLSILPTMDPDLIVGPSIGEDAAIIRFKDGFLIVHSDPITAATRRIGWLAVHIVANDIAVRGATPRWFLPVILLPPKYPVEQIESIFEDIGLATRSLGATVIGGHTEFTPGIPRPIISMTAIGYSMDKVVLTRNARPGDKIFIIGRVGGEGASVIAWDFEDLLLRKGISRDIIAKAKEYFTGISVVDKALLIRDYVNSMHDPTEGGLLQGLREVAKASNTRIILDADKIILDPVVKEITSALKLDPLKILSSGVLIASVPKENTRQVEDLLQEKEYKYSIAGYISEYVKGGELIVEQNGKTIRIIEDVVDEIYKLWSRESYI, from the coding sequence TTGAAACTTGGCAGAGCATATCATGAAGGCGGTAAACCATCTTGGGAATTCTTATCAGAAATGTTATCAATACTTCCAACTATGGATCCTGATCTAATTGTTGGACCAAGCATCGGTGAAGACGCAGCTATTATTAGGTTTAAGGATGGCTTTCTCATTGTGCATAGTGATCCAATAACGGCTGCTACTAGAAGGATTGGATGGTTAGCAGTACATATTGTTGCAAATGATATAGCTGTTAGAGGAGCTACGCCTAGATGGTTTTTACCAGTAATACTTTTACCTCCCAAATACCCGGTTGAACAGATAGAGAGTATTTTTGAGGATATAGGCTTAGCCACACGTTCTCTCGGAGCAACAGTGATCGGCGGCCATACAGAGTTTACTCCAGGTATTCCTAGACCTATAATTTCTATGACAGCTATTGGTTATAGTATGGATAAAGTAGTTTTGACAAGAAATGCTCGACCAGGAGATAAAATATTTATTATTGGTCGTGTAGGTGGAGAGGGGGCTAGTGTTATAGCTTGGGACTTCGAGGATTTATTGCTGAGAAAAGGTATAAGCAGAGATATTATTGCTAAAGCAAAAGAATACTTTACGGGTATCAGCGTCGTTGATAAAGCATTATTGATTAGAGACTACGTTAATTCAATGCATGATCCCACCGAGGGCGGATTATTGCAGGGACTAAGAGAAGTAGCTAAAGCAAGTAATACAAGAATTATTCTCGACGCGGATAAGATTATATTAGACCCTGTTGTCAAAGAAATAACTTCTGCACTAAAACTAGATCCGTTGAAAATCCTTAGTAGCGGTGTATTAATAGCTTCAGTTCCGAAAGAGAACACTAGGCAAGTTGAAGATTTGCTTCAGGAAAAAGAATACAAGTACTCAATAGCAGGATATATATCAGAATATGTTAAAGGAGGAGAACTAATAGTTGAACAAAACGGAAAAACAATAAGAATAATAGAAGATGTTGTTGATGAAATATATAAGTTGTGGAGCAGGGAAAGCTATATTTAA
- a CDS encoding Snf7 family protein: MSNIWFGNNQQTIGDKIKSLFKNDREPIEKKAIIAHYRVKTALGRINNYLAKIEQRDRELFQSVVDALIKRDERKAKMYAKEVSELRKVAKQLITVQYALEHASLKLETFLVFGGAMKELQPIVGVMKEAVGIVRSVAPDVWIDLQVALRELESSMNTGIADISAELDVGLDSEARKIFEEAKIVAEQKLKEHYAELPKLLTEAEKSGEVSP, translated from the coding sequence ATGTCTAATATCTGGTTTGGAAACAACCAACAAACAATAGGGGACAAGATTAAATCATTGTTCAAAAATGATCGTGAACCGATAGAGAAAAAGGCAATTATTGCTCATTACCGTGTTAAAACTGCTTTAGGAAGAATTAATAATTATCTGGCAAAAATAGAGCAAAGAGATCGCGAGCTTTTCCAAAGTGTTGTAGATGCATTAATAAAGAGAGATGAGAGAAAAGCTAAGATGTATGCTAAAGAAGTATCTGAGCTTAGAAAAGTTGCTAAGCAATTAATAACAGTACAATATGCTTTAGAACATGCTTCTCTCAAATTAGAAACATTCCTCGTGTTTGGTGGAGCAATGAAGGAATTGCAGCCGATAGTTGGTGTTATGAAGGAAGCTGTTGGAATAGTTCGCTCTGTAGCACCAGATGTATGGATTGATCTACAAGTAGCACTGAGAGAATTAGAGTCTTCAATGAATACAGGAATAGCAGATATATCAGCCGAACTAGATGTTGGACTAGACAGTGAGGCTAGGAAGATATTTGAAGAAGCGAAGATAGTTGCAGAACAGAAGCTTAAGGAGCATTATGCTGAATTACCGAAACTATTAACTGAAGCAGAAAAGTCGGGCGAAGTTTCTCCATAA
- the cutA gene encoding divalent-cation tolerance protein CutA, translating into MIKGGWIIVFITASNYEEAKKIAEGIVKEKLGACVNIVDKIHSIYWWQGRVEEGNESLLIIKTRLDKFGKLVEYVKEKHSYEVPEIVAIPLIIGFAKYLDWLDEVVNSSK; encoded by the coding sequence ATGATTAAAGGTGGATGGATTATTGTATTTATAACCGCGAGCAATTATGAAGAAGCTAAGAAGATCGCTGAAGGGATCGTTAAGGAAAAACTAGGTGCTTGTGTAAACATAGTAGATAAGATCCATAGTATTTACTGGTGGCAAGGCAGGGTTGAGGAAGGAAACGAGTCTTTATTGATTATAAAGACGAGGCTTGATAAGTTCGGTAAACTTGTTGAATACGTTAAGGAAAAACATAGTTATGAAGTACCAGAAATAGTTGCTATTCCACTAATTATTGGCTTTGCAAAATACTTGGATTGGCTAGATGAAGTAGTGAATAGTTCGAAGTAG
- a CDS encoding GTP cyclohydrolase IIa → MPRITVIKLLKYRKWTEELGYDREWIIQKRQARTYDILQTLFSKKNGFVVPLRYDHYLALSNGIDKETHQEILTEIDPITPYGVKIVSITHKYPAIGQLIASRLLEEKPGKIIYLDGVEDENVVVHIDFNSVTIYTEMTSIFESYIRILDLYNMITKYVFQLGGITSYLGGDNMLAVVPENKLNELLELIPSYLKAGIGLSYVPRKALFLASKALTLIRSGKVDKRFLILRDEDV, encoded by the coding sequence GTGCCCAGGATTACAGTGATAAAGCTATTGAAATATCGGAAGTGGACGGAAGAACTGGGTTATGATAGAGAATGGATTATACAGAAAAGACAAGCTAGAACATATGATATCTTGCAAACTCTTTTCTCCAAGAAAAACGGGTTCGTAGTTCCTCTAAGATATGATCATTACTTAGCTCTCAGCAATGGAATAGATAAGGAGACCCATCAAGAAATACTTACCGAAATAGATCCTATAACACCTTATGGAGTAAAAATAGTCTCGATTACTCATAAATATCCCGCAATTGGACAATTAATAGCGTCTCGTCTATTAGAGGAGAAACCAGGCAAGATCATTTATTTAGATGGTGTAGAAGATGAAAATGTAGTTGTTCACATCGATTTCAACAGTGTAACAATATATACTGAGATGACAAGCATTTTTGAATCATATATTAGAATCCTCGATCTCTATAATATGATTACAAAATACGTGTTTCAACTAGGAGGTATAACTAGTTATCTCGGCGGAGACAATATGTTGGCTGTAGTTCCAGAAAATAAATTGAATGAACTACTTGAACTAATACCTTCATATCTCAAAGCAGGTATTGGTTTATCATATGTGCCTAGAAAAGCGCTTTTTCTAGCCTCAAAAGCATTAACACTTATTAGAAGCGGTAAAGTTGATAAAAGATTTCTTATTCTCCGCGACGAAGACGTATAA
- the ribH gene encoding 6,7-dimethyl-8-ribityllumazine synthase, whose protein sequence is MARIGIVVSEFNYDITYLMLQKAISHARFLGLEITYVFKVPGTYEIPFAVANLLKRNDVDGVVALGAVIKGATKHDELVASQTARKLMDLMIQYGKPVGLGIIGPGATRMQALERVEDYARRAVEAVAKMINRSKSLEEKKFAGETVFIE, encoded by the coding sequence TTGGCTCGAATAGGAATAGTTGTGTCCGAGTTCAACTATGATATTACATATTTAATGCTTCAAAAAGCAATTAGCCACGCTAGATTCTTAGGATTAGAAATAACATACGTATTCAAGGTGCCGGGAACATACGAGATACCATTTGCAGTGGCGAATCTTCTGAAAAGAAACGATGTTGATGGAGTAGTAGCTTTAGGAGCCGTTATCAAGGGTGCTACTAAACATGATGAACTAGTAGCTAGTCAAACAGCTAGGAAACTAATGGATTTAATGATACAATACGGTAAACCGGTAGGTTTAGGAATAATTGGTCCTGGAGCAACACGTATGCAGGCTCTGGAGAGAGTAGAAGACTATGCTAGAAGAGCTGTCGAAGCAGTTGCTAAAATGATTAATAGATCTAAAAGCTTAGAAGAAAAGAAATTCGCTGGTGAAACAGTTTTCATAGAATAA
- the ribC gene encoding riboflavin synthase codes for MIKIGVVDTTFSRVDMAKYAIEVIEENLPEAEIIRYTVPGIKDIPVAARRLLIDEGCDAVITLGWVGPGQVDKYSYLAMSVGLIMLQIMTGKHVIDVTVHEDEAGDLDDLYNIAVDRARKHALNLVMLVKYGREALTQYAGKGLRQGRPDEGPIKE; via the coding sequence ATGATTAAAATAGGTGTGGTTGACACTACTTTTTCTCGAGTTGACATGGCTAAATACGCGATCGAGGTTATAGAGGAGAATCTTCCAGAAGCAGAAATCATTCGTTACACAGTTCCTGGAATAAAAGATATACCTGTAGCTGCTAGGAGATTGTTAATTGATGAAGGCTGTGATGCCGTTATAACGCTTGGATGGGTTGGTCCTGGACAAGTTGATAAATATAGTTATTTAGCTATGAGTGTGGGTTTGATAATGCTACAAATTATGACGGGTAAACACGTTATAGATGTAACTGTTCATGAGGACGAAGCAGGCGATTTAGATGACCTCTACAATATAGCTGTTGATCGAGCACGGAAACATGCTTTAAATCTTGTAATGCTAGTTAAATATGGTAGAGAAGCTTTAACACAATACGCTGGCAAGGGCCTTAGACAAGGCAGGCCTGATGAGGGCCCTATAAAGGAATAA
- a CDS encoding 3,4-dihydroxy-2-butanone-4-phosphate synthase: MISWLDIRNALLSGKPVLIFDSIEREAETDMVFYAGTIDYKKIAYLRKYAGGQICFVSGRLFREALDLPFLQDLIIKHPSIRELATRKPRYGDPPAFNIWLNHVATKTGISDSDKALTIKALSEIAALIYKGYMEEARDRFLKEFYAPGHVPILTSRGLANRRGHTELSVALSLITGLTPSIVIAEMLDEGQSLPYEDAKRFAIRNGLFFIDGVDIVAEAEKRGYLND; the protein is encoded by the coding sequence TTGATTAGCTGGCTCGATATTAGAAATGCTTTGTTAAGTGGTAAACCCGTATTAATCTTTGATAGTATTGAGAGAGAAGCTGAAACAGACATGGTTTTCTATGCTGGAACAATTGATTATAAGAAAATAGCTTATCTGAGAAAATACGCTGGCGGACAAATATGTTTTGTATCAGGTAGACTATTCAGGGAAGCCCTAGATCTGCCGTTCCTCCAAGACCTAATAATTAAGCATCCAAGCATACGAGAACTAGCCACTAGGAAACCAAGATATGGTGATCCCCCTGCTTTCAATATATGGTTAAACCATGTAGCCACGAAAACCGGGATTAGCGATTCCGATAAAGCATTAACTATAAAAGCATTATCTGAAATAGCGGCTTTGATCTATAAAGGTTATATGGAGGAAGCTAGAGATAGGTTTCTTAAAGAATTCTATGCTCCAGGCCATGTCCCAATACTTACATCGAGAGGATTAGCTAATAGGAGAGGACATACAGAATTATCCGTTGCATTATCGTTAATCACAGGTTTAACACCATCTATAGTTATTGCTGAAATGCTGGATGAAGGGCAGAGCCTACCCTATGAAGATGCTAAGAGATTCGCAATCAGGAACGGACTATTCTTTATAGATGGAGTAGACATTGTTGCAGAAGCAGAGAAGAGAGGGTATTTAAATGATTAA
- a CDS encoding amidohydrolase family protein, protein MKNPSPAGTVKKGSPALSRIVINTYHLLYGIELEDIGKSHIIVENGVIKEINHGFRGDADYTVGAILPLPVNAHIHLNDYRVPEHCIGYNLSSYAGSKGVKHPLIQLVKNPILPEELAYVMTQYSIVVDYQEHFWRCNEFREKLSRYGVKYIGLSRPTRYDLEEISDVLKHCDGIGISNPLKLPPWIVAELAQIANNKIVSAHISETKTMEEHGSLHYLLNYRVKPPHIVHGVYLEDWEYKLLADEDIVLVVNPRSNLWFTSKLPRIDKALKHGVKVAVGTDNAGCFHPDVWVDTLLLETIYKDIDPRTFLEMTTINGYYAVRQKPLIIEENMNAYFMGVDLGVANYRSGNIYGSIINRIIWSPYKIFVKENNLYIHTIKYHFKD, encoded by the coding sequence ATGAAGAATCCTAGTCCAGCCGGAACGGTGAAGAAGGGATCTCCGGCACTGAGCCGTATAGTTATTAATACTTATCATTTACTCTATGGAATCGAACTTGAAGATATCGGTAAGAGCCATATTATTGTAGAGAATGGAGTTATAAAAGAAATTAACCATGGTTTCAGAGGAGATGCTGATTATACTGTAGGAGCCATATTGCCTCTTCCGGTTAATGCTCATATTCATTTAAACGATTATAGGGTTCCAGAGCATTGTATAGGATATAATCTGAGCTCATATGCTGGATCAAAAGGAGTAAAACATCCGTTAATACAGCTCGTAAAAAACCCTATACTACCCGAAGAATTAGCATATGTCATGACCCAATACAGTATAGTTGTTGATTATCAAGAACATTTTTGGAGATGCAACGAGTTCAGAGAAAAATTATCAAGATACGGAGTAAAATATATTGGTTTATCTCGTCCAACAAGATATGATCTAGAAGAAATAAGTGATGTTCTAAAACACTGTGATGGAATAGGCATATCAAATCCGCTTAAACTTCCACCATGGATAGTTGCTGAGCTAGCACAAATTGCTAATAATAAAATAGTGTCAGCCCACATATCAGAGACTAAAACCATGGAAGAACATGGTAGCCTACACTATTTATTGAATTATAGAGTTAAACCACCACATATAGTTCATGGTGTTTACCTGGAAGACTGGGAGTATAAGCTCTTAGCAGATGAAGACATTGTATTAGTTGTAAATCCTAGAAGCAACTTATGGTTTACCAGTAAATTGCCCCGTATAGATAAAGCATTAAAACATGGAGTCAAAGTAGCTGTTGGAACAGATAATGCTGGTTGTTTCCACCCCGATGTATGGGTGGATACATTATTGCTAGAAACAATCTATAAAGATATTGATCCCAGAACATTTCTTGAAATGACAACTATAAACGGTTATTATGCAGTAAGACAAAAACCCTTAATTATAGAGGAAAATATGAATGCATATTTTATGGGTGTTGACCTAGGAGTGGCTAATTATAGGTCGGGTAATATTTATGGTTCAATAATTAATAGGATCATTTGGAGCCCATATAAGATATTTGTGAAGGAAAACAATCTATATATTCACACCATAAAATACCATTTTAAAGATTGA
- a CDS encoding tryptophan--tRNA ligase, whose product MTIRLDPWGHFAIEEYDKLFKQFGIEPIDKAIPLLPKKHYFFDRKIVFGHRDFDKWLQALRNGEKVAVLTGFMPSGHTHLGHLMVIEELRFLQELGAHVKIVIADAEAYAVRKLSREETIEYGIEYITHAIAWGLDPEKTEFYFQTAQKTEYYRLIQMFSRKVSMAEMEAIYGDISPGKIIASLTQAADILHLQLPEYGGYKYVLVPVGADQDPHLRLSRDIADRFHTELGLNRPASFYHKFIRGLDGNKMSSSKPDYAIFLLDKPDIIKKKVMMALTGGRATAEEQRRYGGIPEKCTVYELYMYFLYKDDQKLYKLYKECVEGKILCGEDKRIAAKLLVEMLTEHQRRYKEIMEEGIVQKIVKIPAF is encoded by the coding sequence ATGACGATTAGACTTGATCCATGGGGTCATTTCGCAATTGAAGAATACGATAAATTATTTAAACAATTCGGCATAGAACCAATAGATAAAGCAATACCTTTACTGCCAAAAAAACATTATTTCTTTGATAGAAAAATAGTGTTCGGACATAGAGACTTCGATAAATGGCTTCAAGCGCTTAGGAATGGTGAAAAAGTAGCTGTTCTAACAGGTTTCATGCCTAGCGGACATACTCATCTAGGCCATTTAATGGTGATCGAGGAGCTTAGGTTTCTCCAAGAACTAGGTGCTCACGTTAAAATAGTTATTGCTGATGCAGAAGCATATGCTGTCCGTAAATTATCTCGTGAGGAAACAATAGAGTATGGAATCGAATATATTACTCATGCTATTGCTTGGGGACTTGATCCTGAGAAAACAGAATTCTATTTCCAAACAGCGCAGAAAACAGAATATTATAGATTAATACAAATGTTCTCGAGAAAAGTCAGTATGGCTGAGATGGAAGCTATATATGGAGATATAAGCCCCGGTAAAATAATTGCATCCCTAACACAAGCAGCAGACATACTCCACCTACAATTACCGGAGTATGGTGGATATAAATATGTTCTAGTCCCTGTAGGAGCCGATCAAGATCCTCATCTTAGGCTTTCAAGAGACATTGCTGATAGATTCCATACAGAACTCGGACTCAACAGACCAGCTTCATTCTATCACAAATTCATTCGAGGACTCGATGGAAACAAGATGAGTAGTTCGAAACCAGACTATGCAATATTTCTTCTAGATAAACCAGATATTATCAAGAAAAAGGTAATGATGGCGCTTACAGGGGGGAGAGCAACAGCTGAGGAGCAAAGAAGATATGGAGGCATACCTGAGAAATGCACAGTTTACGAGTTATATATGTATTTCCTATATAAGGATGACCAGAAACTATATAAGCTCTATAAGGAATGTGTAGAAGGAAAAATACTTTGTGGAGAAGATAAGAGAATAGCTGCTAAACTACTAGTTGAAATGCTTACTGAGCATCAGAGAAGATATAAGGAAATAATGGAGGAAGGAATTGTTCAAAAAATCGTAAAAATACCTGCTTTCTAA
- a CDS encoding orotidine 5'-phosphate decarboxylase / HUMPS family protein, translating into MKPILQVALDVDDLFKALSLSTRIVAELGCGNIWMEAGTPLIKAWGRIGVDVLKKSTNCFVVADTKTMDTGAFEGEIVLSAGADAYTVLGLADDSTIRESIDKAHEYNKLLIVDLINHPNPYKRALELDRLGVDVVLYHVGIDVQRSRGLTIDQLIDEIKMLKKNINAKIAVAGGIKHGKAKPLVDAGADIVVVGSAITKADDPVESAKRFMEEILS; encoded by the coding sequence GTGAAACCTATTCTTCAGGTTGCTCTGGATGTTGATGACTTGTTTAAAGCATTAAGCTTATCTACACGTATAGTTGCTGAGCTTGGATGTGGGAATATATGGATGGAAGCAGGGACTCCGCTCATAAAGGCTTGGGGCAGGATAGGAGTTGATGTTTTAAAGAAATCCACTAATTGCTTCGTTGTAGCTGATACTAAGACTATGGATACCGGGGCGTTTGAGGGTGAAATAGTTTTGAGTGCTGGTGCTGATGCATACACTGTTCTCGGCTTAGCTGATGACTCAACAATAAGGGAATCCATAGATAAGGCACATGAATATAATAAGCTTTTAATTGTGGACTTGATAAATCATCCTAACCCATATAAAAGAGCTCTAGAACTTGACAGGCTCGGTGTAGACGTAGTATTATATCATGTTGGAATAGATGTTCAGCGTAGTAGAGGATTAACAATAGATCAACTAATAGATGAGATCAAAATGTTAAAGAAGAATATAAATGCTAAAATAGCTGTTGCCGGAGGAATAAAGCATGGTAAAGCAAAACCATTAGTTGATGCTGGTGCGGATATAGTTGTTGTTGGTAGTGCTATAACTAAGGCAGATGACCCCGTAGAGTCTGCTAAGAGGTTCATGGAAGAAATACTATCTTGA
- a CDS encoding 5-formyltetrahydrofolate cyclo-ligase encodes MNNIKELKKKIREHIWSIMEMKNTARFPRPVYGRIPNFVGAEQAALKIKSLDIWEKAEVIKANPDSPQKPLRYYALMNGKKLIMATPRLREGFLLLDPSKIPSTKYSYASTIRGAFIYGRKISLREIPMVDLIVTGCVAVDRRGGRLGKGGGYAELEYAILREIGSIDEQVYVVTTVHDIQIVDHVPLEPHDLTVDIIATPTRIHIVEPRPPKPKGIIWELLGEKRKLSVFRELEDIVKKKS; translated from the coding sequence ATGAATAATATAAAAGAACTGAAGAAGAAGATAAGAGAGCATATATGGAGTATTATGGAGATGAAAAACACAGCTAGATTTCCTAGACCAGTATATGGTAGGATACCGAATTTTGTTGGTGCAGAACAAGCTGCTTTGAAGATAAAGTCTTTAGATATATGGGAGAAAGCAGAAGTTATAAAGGCTAATCCTGATAGTCCACAAAAACCTCTCAGATACTATGCTTTAATGAATGGTAAGAAACTGATAATGGCTACTCCTAGGCTGAGAGAAGGATTTCTATTACTTGACCCATCAAAAATTCCATCTACAAAATACAGTTATGCATCAACTATTAGAGGAGCATTTATTTATGGAAGAAAGATTTCTCTACGCGAAATACCCATGGTAGACCTTATTGTGACAGGTTGTGTCGCAGTGGATAGAAGGGGCGGTAGACTTGGTAAAGGAGGTGGTTATGCAGAACTAGAATACGCTATACTACGCGAAATAGGATCGATTGATGAACAAGTATATGTTGTTACAACGGTTCATGATATACAAATAGTTGATCATGTTCCTTTAGAACCACATGACTTAACAGTGGATATAATAGCGACTCCTACTAGGATCCACATTGTTGAGCCAAGGCCTCCCAAGCCTAAAGGTATTATTTGGGAACTATTAGGTGAGAAGAGAAAACTCAGTGTCTTCAGAGAACTAGAAGATATTGTTAAGAAGAAATCTTAG